In Methanoregula sp., the sequence TGGTGATCGAGTCGCCAACCCGGACCCCGCCAAGCGAGGCCTGGAATTCATCCTCTTCCTTAATGGTGGCATCCCCGGCAACGGGCTTTCCTATAATCACTTCCCCGGTATCACCGTCGCCAAGGTAGCTGCCGGCGACCATCTTGGTATACAGGGGGGAGACGTACTTCTCGTCATTGGGCGATATAGCCCGCACTGAGACCCCGAGCATACGCTGGCGGTATTTGAGAGTCGCCCCTTTGCTGATATGAGGGGTTGCCCTCTCCACGCCGGGCATTCCATTGATGAGATCCAGCGTTGCATCAAGATCCATCACGTACTTGTCGCCGGACTTGGGGGTGACGAGCACATTGCCGATTTCGTAATCCACGACCTGCTTAGTTATACTCTGGCCTATCCCGTTGAAGAGTCCGGGCAAAAAGACCATGTTGGCAAAGCACATGGCAATGATAAGCACGGTCAGGACTACACTTGAGCGGCTTCCCCGCTGGAGCGAGCGCAGCGCCAGCAGGAAGGCAACCTTTAGTTCTTTTTTACCCATGGGAATTTTCCGTCCCCGTTCTTTTTAGGCAGGTACCAGTACCGGTAGGCAACGAACCCGATAATCCCAAGTATGATGAGCCCGAGGATGAGAGTCCCCGAATTGTCCGCAGCAGGCACCCGCATACCCATTGGCCGGTTCATCGTGTGGACACCCATGTCATCGGTATAGGTGATCGTAAGATTGTAGGGATGGCTGCCTGCTTTTGCACCTTCGAGAAGGAAGATGGCCGGAGCATCGTTACCGGGCTTGATCTTCCCGATGAATGCCTCTTTTGTCCCTTCTGCCGGGAGATCTATCTTTGCCGATACCTGTTTTGCGTCACCAGTGCCGGTATTCTCTATACGAATCGTGAGATCAAAGGGGGTATTTTCGGTGAGACGGGGCGGATTGGTATCCACTGAGACAAAACCCAGTTCTGCTTTGCCTTTCATCATCAGATCGATCCCGGTTGACTGGGTATGGATAATCCCGTCGATGGCATTGTAACTGAGGGTCACCGGTATCCGGACAAGACCGGCGTTTGCCTTCTTATCGGAGAGCAAGACCAGGTTGACCGTCTGCTGCTCACCGGGACTGATCACTCCCAGATGATAAAGATCGGCATTCTTTGGTGCAACGACCGTGCTCAGATTGTCGATCTTTACCGTCACGTCATCTGCCAGGGTCTGCCCCGCATTCCTGACCGTGAGGGTGACCGGAATCTCCTCTCCCGGGTTTGCAGTAGCCCCCAGCGATGAATCCAGGATCAGGATCGCCTGTCTCTGAATTCCTACAGCCGTATTGACATTGACCGGCACAGGGTACTTGGTGCTCTTTCCCCCCGTGGTGTCAATCCAGACTTCGGGATAATACATCCCGCTCTTAGAAGGGGCACGGATCGAGAAGGTGATGGGGATTGACTGCCCGGGACCGATCTCACCGACACTATCATAATCCTTACTCAGGACTTCAACGCCATTTCCTTCAAGATGCACGTTCTCAAGGTTCACGTTGATATCCGTGGTTTTTACCGTTGCATAGGTAGCATCCGATAACTGCCCGGATTTTTCACTGATGGATGCACTTGCCGCAGTGTTTTTTATCGTTATGGTGACAGTCCCGAGACTGTCCGGCATGAGCACCGAGGGGTTCACTTTATAGTCAGTAATCGTTACGGTGGGTGTACCTTCTGCGGACACAGGAACCACCATTGCGCTCATGAGCGCGATGACAACAACAATTGAGATTATCCACTTCATAGAGATCGCTCTGCTTACGGGAGAGAGTTTAATTTCTTTTTTCGTACCATGACCTAAATAATTCTGGTTGGTTTTCATAATCACACCATCTCAAGGAGAACAGAGCCTACACCCTGTTTTACCGCTATTTCGTTGACCGGTAGGGCCGGGTTAAAACCGGGAGTAACATACGCTCCATTGTTCTGCGTGAACCCGGAGCCGGTGATATCGCCAACACCCTGGTGAACGGTAATACGGGTATTGCCCGAACCGGGAACTTTCAGGGTCAGGTCGCCAATCCCCTTCGTGATTGTGGCATCAAACCGTCCACCACGATACCGGCCAAGATCTATCCCGGTATCCCCGGCACCGGAATGGACGTTGAGATTGTGGAGATTAACCGAACCAAGATTCAGCTGGCAATCCCCGGCACCGATATTCACATCCAGTGAAACCGGAACATTATCGGTAAGGCGGATTTCCCAGCTGTTCGGGGAATCCACGGCAAACCAGGCTTTTCCGGTATGACCCTTATCAGTCATCCGGACCGTTTTTGTTGTATTGTCAAGGGTGGATGAAAAATCCGGTTGCCATTCCGGAGATTTCGAAAAGACGGTAGCTTCCATCAGTATATTGTCCCGGGCACCACCATTCAGCGTGATCTCCCCGGCACCCATAGTGACAGAAATATTTCCCGATGTGGCACCACCCAGCGGGAAATCCGTTGTATTGGAGGCGATCCATGCGGTGTGGGTAAACGGAGAATTCGGGTGAGCCATACCGGGTGAAAATCCTCCCGAGACCGCGAGGATGCCAAACCCGATGGCAAAGGATACGATAGCAATGGCAACCAGCCACAGGATTATTCGTGTCGGTGTTGTGCCTGAACCGCTGAGGAAACCTTTGATGCAATATTTTTTCCCGTCATTTGGCATATCTGCGCTCATTCCGTATGCACCGTCCCGGTAATCATTTGAATATTCCATTTCAGGTAGCTGATGCCCATGCGGTAGAAGAACCGGGCGAGATAGAAATCACCGATTACCAAGAGAAACCCGACTGCAGTGATTCCTACTGAAAGGAATATCCCTGCCACGGGAGACAGCCAGATGGAAAACGAGGGGAATCCCAGGAGCTGCAGTATCGCATAGACAAAGGCCGCCGGCCCAAAGAGAGAGAACGCAACCCCGACCAGGAATATAACCAGGAGCATGACAACGAGAATGATGAACGGCACCAGCACAAATACCAGGTTGAAGAGGCCGAGGCCGAGGGTTGCCACGACAGCGTGGAAGATATTGCGGCAGGAACAGGTGTGCTCGGCTTTTTTAACGAGATGCGTTGCCCGGATCTCCTTTGCAACATCTTCAGGAGAGCCAAGGGAGCAGAAGAGCTCGTCTTCCGATCTTCCATCCGCCTTTCCGAGCCTGAAATGCTCCCGGTAATCTGAAAGGAGGTCTTCAAGATCCTCGGCCGGAAGGGTTCCCTCAAGCCGGTTTTTCAAAATCCGGATATATTCCTGTTCATTCTGCAGCATTGTTTTTCCCCACGAGGAGCGCGTTCACCGCTGTTGTAAACCGCAGCCATTCCTCTTTGAGTTCATGTTCTTCTTTCCTTCCACTGTCGGTCAGCCGGTAATATTTTCTCGGGGGACCTTCTTCGGATTCCTGCAGGTACGTGGTGACATACCCTTCATCTTTGAGGCGACGCAGGAGCGGGTAGATCGTGCCTTCCGAGATATCAATTCTTTTGGAGATCTCGTTGACAAGTTCGTACCCGTAGCAGTCCTTCCGGGCCAGAACGGCAAGGACACAGATTTCGAGCACGCCTTTTTTAAACTGGATATTCATGACATCTCCCTGAGAACCTGCGTACCCAAATCCCGGGCAGGGAACGGAAACATCCTGATGGAGGACGCGGTTCGCCCGGGAAATTTGAGAGGGTATTTGTTGTCGGGTACGCAGGCCACAGTGTTTAACACAGTATCTTGCATTACAAGATACTTACTATTATTATGGTCCATTGGTATAAAAGGTTCTCGACCGGAGGTTCTGGTGCATTGACGGGAGATCGGCACTGGTTCACGGGGGTGGTGGATCGCGGGAGATCGATCAGCTCAGCGTTTTGTAATGTTGTTTTGAACGGGTAGTAATAAAATGAGGTCGATATAACTTCTGAATTGTAATTAGTAACACTGAGGTCAGTTTATATGGAGATCGAGATCATTGGAATATTAGACGATAAGAAATATTCAATCGGCAAAATCTCTGTCTCTAAGAAGGGAGATGTCTACATTTTCCACAAACAAAAAGGATTAAATTTCCATACTTCAAGGCATAAAAGTGGATCTTTACATTGGAAACCTTCACCACTCGGGTTAAAACAACCCATTAGGCATTCTACACCTACTGACGATTTCAAAGGAATTGAACAATTAGAATGTTGGGCACATAGTCAAATCAATTCGGCCAAACTTTCTGGTCTTTATCCAGAATATAAAATGAAAAAACAAGATGACAAGATATGTGCAATCAATTTTGGGGCCTATATGGGGGAATTTGATTTGATAAATTTAATGGTATTCATGTTAACCCAAGAAGGAATACCATTTCTCTATACTAGTTCGAATAACCTCACAAAACGGCAGATTTACTTATATGCTGATTCTTTTCCAATGATCGGGATTATAGTAGGTACACCCGGGGGTTTTCCATCACGAAGAGAATAATTCATTGTACTGTTATGATGCGGAAAAAACGTGGCTGGAATACAACCAGCAATGCAATCGCATCACGGTTACGAAGCGACTGGCTGTATATCCTTTTCGCTCGTAGGAATAATGCAGACAACACTGCCGGGAATCAGGGCTTCAAGAGAGCCCTTTAAGGAATCGATGGACTCCTGCATATCCCCCACCTTCTGCTCCGGATCAAACCCAAGGTAGATGTCGATATAGATCCTGGCCCCGGACCGGCGCGACCGGACACCGTGGAATTCATGGAACTTTTCGAACGAGCCGACCAGTTCCTTTAAGATGACAATCTGGAGCTCTTCTTCCAGAGTCTTGTCAAACAGATCCGGAAGTGAGGAGGAGATCTCCCGGTATCCCGCGAACAGCAGGAACCCGATAATAACCAGAGAGGCGATCGGATCGATATACTCCGACCAGCTGTACTGGACGAGGAGCACCGAAAGCACCAGCGCAAAGAGGATAAGGAGGTCGGAGAAGGTCTTGGCCCGCCGGAGCCGCCACTGGGCCTCCATGATGGGAGTGGGCTCTTTCTGCGCGAGGCGATAGTTTTTCTTCCAGTGGTACGAGTCCGTGATACTGACAAGGAGCATGAGCGGAATACCGATGAACGCAGCGTCCATATCGAAATGTTCGGGATTGAGAATCCGGTGCATGGTGAAGAAGAGCAGGATCACGATGGATATGAACATCACACCACCCGTGATGATCCGTGTTAAGGACTCGAACTTTCCCATGCCGTAATCGTACGTGAACTTCCCGCCAATCGTCACCCTGCGTATGATAATGAGGGCAAAGGTGGTGGCCAGGATCTCGTTTGCACCCTTGATGATATCGGCAAACAGGGTCATGGATCCGGAGAGGATAACCGCGATGGACTCAGGGATCAGGACAAGGAGATCAATGCAGAGCCCGGTAAAGACCAGCTGCTGGCGGGACTCTCCGGTTTCGCCTCCTCCGTTGCTGATCTCTTCACCTGTCATGTATGTCTATACCTGTATGATTGGAATACTAATGAAACTTCAGGACGGCGACAATCCCGTTTATACGTAACGGAGGGGACCGTGCCTGTCCCCACAGAAACCGCCCCTGCGCATTGCGATAGTGCCGTATTACCTGTTCAGGAACGTTCAATGAATCGAACTGAACAGACTCTGGTTAATTTTTTGCAATTACAGCTTACTTAAAAAAAAATTTCAATCAAAGTCCGGTTGAAAACTTTTAATCAGGGTCTGATTGATCCGGATTTGTTTTTCAAACGCGATCGTGATCGCGATGCGAAATTTTCAAGCAGGGTTCGGTTATTTTTTTTCAATCGAAGTCTGCCTGAAAAAATAAAATCAAGATCTGCTTGAAAAATTTCAAGCAAGGTTTGACGTAAAAATGTTAGTCAGACTCTGCTTAAAAATTTCAAATCAAAGTCCGGTTGAAAAATTTTAAGCAGGGTTTGATTGCATTGCCGGGGGAAGGTTTACGTCTGAAGGGTAGCATCGGATTCATTTTTCAATCAAGGTCCGGTTATTTTTTTTCAATCAAAGTCTGCTTAAAAAAATAAAATCAAAGTCTGGTTGAAAATTTTTCATCAAGGTCCGGTTTCTTTTTTTCAATCAAAGTCTGCCCAAAAAATTTCAATCAAGATCCGATTGAAAAATTTCAGGCAATGTCCGGTTGATCCGGATCAACTTTTCAAACGCGATCATGATCGCGATGAGAAATTTTCAAGCAGGGTCTGATGAAAAAATTTCAGGCAAAGTCTGCTTGAAAAGTTTTCGTGAAGGGTTTGGATCTGTGCACGGAATGGGACAAACAGTCCCTGAACCGCCGCGGGGGCGTCCCTTTTAGGTGCGGCGGCGTTCATCATATCCGGGGGTATGGGGGCATCAGTCCCCATCTTTGTACTTCACGCAATACATGCCAATGCTGTTGTCTTCAACCGGGACTTGATGCAACCGACAATTGCCTCATTGATATTTTCAATTGCTTCCTTGAGAGTAGCGCCTTCGGTCATGCATCCCGGCAGATCAGTACATTCCACAACATACCGCCCGTCTTCATCCTGTTCTATTAAAATTGAAAATTTCATAATCTGATCTTATATTGACTGTATGCCGGGGGCTTCAATAAAGATATATGAGAAGGTCGCGGGACATTTTTGAAGGGTGACTTATCCAGAAATCGCGTGGCCTTCCCCAAGTGATGCAATCCCGCAAACCTGTTTTAGCAATTGATATGAGGCGGTGGAGATTTCACGGAAGGGGGCGGGCGCTGAGAATAGGGGCGAAAAGTGCGGATACTACAGCAGCCGATTCTTCGATGGCAATTTCAAAAAAGGGGAATGTGACAACTGAATGGAAATGTCGGGATTGTCGGGATTATGTCGGGCTAATGTCGGGATTGTCGGGATTCTTTTTCACCAGAACATACTCAGTAGCCCTGCCCTTCTTATCCCGTTTCAAGAAAATACCCTTCATGCAAAGATCATTCAAGTCCCGGAGAGCAGTCCGATCAATAGCACCGGTAAGTTCCCGGTACGCTTTATTCGTGATTACGTCCTGCTCCCTGACATACCGCACGGCTTGAACCTGCCGGTCAGAAAGTCCCATTGCAAGAAGTCGTTCATCCGTGTAGAAATCTTTGGTGAATGTTACGCTGAACCAATCCGGATGTGCAGAAAATTCCGGCTCGGGAATCCCGTGATTCTGGCAGAGCGTAATCATGCGGCTTGTACCCGTGCCCCACTTCTCCAGCAATTCACCGTAATAAAAAACCTGGGCGAGCAGCGTATTTCGCGGTAGTGAACGATGACCTTCCTGCCGGAGTTCATCGACCGTCATCCCCTCCGGAAGACCACCGGGGTTTGTGATCACGACGCGAACATCGTAAACTCGGATCTGGATCTCGGAACCGGTCTGGAAATAATCCCGGTGGATAAGCGCATTGATCACCGCTTCACGCAGGGCTTTGATCGGGTAATCCCAGATCTCGGTTCGTTGCATTGCAGACAGCGGCTCCGTTTTGACCGGCTTTTCACCGAATTCATACCGGACCTGCATATATTGCTGGAACAGTTGCACCGCTGCATCCACCTGTGAGAAGAGATTGCCTTTCAGGATTTTGTCATCAATGATGGTAATGGCGTCTTTGAACCGGCCCATGTGTATCTGGGCAGAAGTGAATGAAGCCTGCGGGTTTTTCCCAAACAGCAATATTGCGCCACGAGTGATTTTTCCGTCACGGATCAATTCCAGTTTTTGCAGGAGGCTCTCAACAGATTCATCATCGCGGGCAAACGGGAGCCGGTTTTTTGCAAGTTCGCGAAAGCGCTTTACCGCTGCGGGGTCAATCTGCTCAAGAGCATAGTCGTCAGCGATGCTGTCCCATTGAACACCCAGTTTTGCAATGAAGTAACGCCCCAGCTGCTCGGCCGGGATCTCGCGCGTTGTGTTGCCTACCCGCTGAAAATACCTGCCCCTGCATGTGGCAAGGGTGGTGCCGGGCCTTACTTCGATAACAAGCACGGGTTTTTTCTTTTCCTGCTGGACAGAGACCGATGGCTGGACCCGGAGTATTTCGACAATCTGGTTGATGATGGTCTGCTGTGCCCGGTCATCACCAGTCCACCCGATAACCGTTCCATTATCCCTCACCCCGATAAGGAGGGTCCCCCCTTTGGTATTGACGAATGAGGCGAGCGCTTCAAGACCGTGGTCGTTCCACTGCTCCTTGAATTCCACAGTCTCGCTTTCGCCGTGCCGGATAAGTGCAGTGAGATTGTCCATTGGGCAGGTACTCCCGCTTAAAATCCTGTTTTTAAAGATACGGGTTAGTGTGTTATTGATTTATCCATAAATGCTGGAAAACGCGAAGCTGGTCGCGGAGCCGGGGTGTGCAGGCACACGGTCTGCGGGGTCGCTCGGCCACCTCGTCGGGGCCTCGCTGGGCGGGTCGGTTTAAGGGGATAAGCAGTCCCTGAACCGCCGCGGGGGCGTCCCTTCGGGGGCGGCGGCGTTCATCTATTTCATTTTCATGAATGTTCCGGAGGAACGACTAGCTCGATTCTTTTAACACCTTCCATTGAGACAAGAGCATCGAGATTTCTTACGTCAATCCACACTACAACGACGTGAGATTCTGCATCTCGTATTATCACTGAGGTAGCGATGGGATCAATAAGTTGTAATGGAGCAGTCGAATTAAGATGAATAATCAGGTGGACCTGATCACCTGGCGGATTACCAGATTTATTCGATAGATTAAACTTAGTACCTGCCTGATCGGCTGGGATTAACTGGTTGGATAAGATCATGAACTGTTTCAGTTCGTCAACAGATACTATGTTTTTTGGAAAACTCGGATCAATGATCTGGAGAAGGTTATCCGGGATTTTATTCCGGGGATATGTCAGATTTTCCCGGTACATTTTCAGCGCAAGGACTATCTCTTCGTTGGACTTGGCATTCGCATTTATTGTTCCAGCCAGGGTTTCGTTTCCCACACTCTTCCCAATCCCGAACGATTGTTGCCCCGCACACCCCGCCGTCAACAGCACCGCCACCATCACCAGCATCAGGGCAAGCGTTACACGGATGGAAGTTATGGGGCGGCCAGCAGTCAAGGAAATTACCTGAACCAAAAATCAGTTCCATCGGGTAAATATATTGTGAAATATTTTTGAACCCGGTCCCTGAACCGCCGCGGGGGCGTCCCTCCGGGGGCGGCGGCGTTCATCGCTTCCAGGGGTATGGGGGCATCAGCCCCCATCTTTATACTTCATTACGGATTCCCTACGTCACACAATGCTGCAAACCCGTTTTCGTAATTGAATTGACGAAATTGTTATGATAATGGAGGTGCATCATAAAAAGAAGAGGTAAAAATGTGAAAATTAGAAATCATGAACTTACTGGAACAGACATCGTTGCTTCAATTATATTTGGAGTGGCTGGCATTTCTGCTTTTATTCTAATCCTGGAACTTGCTCAATTGAAATCTATTCCTGGAACTTTCTTCATTGATGTCACAAACGCATGCATTAACACTTCTGCATTTTTCCTAGCGGCAATTTTCGCAATATATGCTATCATTGTCACTCTTAACAAAACATTTCCGGGTGAATTTCTATACCTAACGATAGTACCCATAGCAGCAATTATTACCGGAATATTTACAATAATATTTTCTTATTTTCCAGCAACTGCACCATTGGCAATAGCCTTTCTTGGGGTATCGTTGGAGCTTACGATTCTGACATTATCTATAATATACTTCTTAATTAATGTCACAATTCCACTAAACAGAACCCGAAATAAACCTCTACCAATTAATCAGCCTGCAACGAATAAAAAGGAATAATTCTTCATTTATTTGTCAAGAACAATAAATTCTATATGCATTTTACAATATTTGGAATTAAAACATGAGATACTTTCAGATATTAACTAAAAAATACAAAGTTTATTGAGTTACACTTTGAGTTTCTTTAAAAAAAGGGAAGATTGAGAGAGAGAACAATTCACTTGTGCGTAAAATACGCCACAATCCCATCATCACTAAACGCATCGATCTTCACAAACCCGACCCGCTCGAACTGGATGACCTTCCCGAGTTCTGAGCGTACAGCAGGTTCGCAGACGCCGGCAATATCCCCTTCCTGCGTGCGCAGCGTGCAGGGAACCTGGTCTGCAACAGGCAGCCACTGGATGATCGGGGCCTTTGCCGCCCGGGCATCGGCCAGCGAATCGCCGGCATAGGTGAAATGCGGCCTGCCACGGTCGTGCTCCACCGTGACATTGAACAGGTCCTTGAGCCGGATCATGGGCCTGTCTTTTCGCTCCAGTTCCGCCGCAGGGATGGAGACGGCACCGGTGAAAACGAGCGTCCGCACCCCCCGCTTCTCATCGGCGGGGTGGAGCAGTGCATGGGTTGTCAGGTGCGGGGCGGCATGGATTACAATGCTCACGGGATCTGCAACAAAGAAATACCGGTTCGCCACCGGATCAACGATCTTCTTGTTCTCTGAGTACAAGTTGTCCCACGAGAATGAGATATCCGTGTCCCCGATACCGATCGCAAGCATCGCATTCTTGACGGCCTCGGGGCTGATCCCCCTGCGGGCGAGTGCCCGTAACGTGCCGAGCCGGATATCATCCCAGCCGGTATACGTCCCGTCATTGATGCCGAGCCGCATCTGGGACGTCGAGAGCACCACGCCCTCGATGCCCATCCGGCCATAGTGCCGGTACACCGGCACCTTCCAGCCGAAGTGATCGTAGATGTAGCGCTGGCGCCGGGTGTTGGCGATATGATCCTTGCCCCGGATCACGTGCGTGACCCCGAGCAGGTGATCATCGGCCACTACCGAGAAGTTCATCAGCGGGTAGACATGCGCTATCACCTTCGGGTGCGCCGGGGCGTCAAGGATACGGAACGCGGGGAAGTCCCGCATGGCCGGATCCGGGTGGAGCAGGTCGGTCTTGATCCTGACCGATGCCTCGCCTTCCTTGAACCCGTGGGTGAGCATCTTGTCCCAGAGCTTAAGGTTCGTCTCGACCGACTGCTCCCGGCAGGGGCAGGCGATCTTCTTGTTCTTGAGCTCCTTGAACTGCTCGTTGTCGCAGGTGCAGACATATGCCCCGTTCCGCTCGATCAGCTGCGTGCAGAGCACATAGTACAGGTGCAGGCGATCGCTCTGCGTCACGGTGTCGGTAATACCAAGACCCAGCCACCTGAGGTCCTCAGCCACCATCTCGTACGCCTCGGGATCGACCCGCTTGGGATCGGTATCCTCGATGCGCAGGATATAGCGCCCGCCGTACTGTTTGATGTACGCATCATTGAGCGCCGCAGCCCGGGCATGCCCGATATGGAGGGGGCCGGAAGGATTGGGGGCAAACCGCATCACTACGCCGTTTTCAGCCCCTTCGAGATCGGGCAGCACTTTCTTGTGCTCGTGCTTCTCGGAGAGTGCCGCAAACATTTCGGGTGCACGGGTCTGGAGAGTTGTTACCCGCTCTTCAGGAGAAAGGGCGGCTACCTCCGCAATCGCTTCCTTTGCAAACGCGGATACCTCCTTGGCCCGGCTCCGCAGTTCCGGGTGTGCCCCCATCACCATACCCATGACGGCTCCTGCCTGCGGGACACCGCCATGCTTCACGGCATTCTGGAGTGCACACAAAAAGAGGAGCTCTTTTGGATCATCCCCGGGCATTGTTAATAACTCCGGGTAACAAAAAATTCGCCGATGTCCATCAGGAGCTGGCGTTCTTTTGAGGCGGGGAGCAGCGAGAGATGCTTGTTGCTGGCAACGACAAGGTCTGCTGCGATCTTCTTAACCTCGTCGATCACGCCGGCATAGGTCAGCTCTTTTATCGCTGCATCGATATCGGCTTTCGAGAGCTCGCGCCGGTATTTCTGCAGGTCGATACCCTTCTCCCGCGCCTTGATCATGATGATCGTCTGCTTGCCTTCCCGCAGGTCGGAAGCCTGGTCTTTGCCGCTCTTCTCTGAAGGCGTGAGCAGGTCAATTAAGTCATCCTGAATCTGGAACGCGATACCGGTGTTGAGCCCGAAGTTATAGAGGGCTTTTACCTGCGGGGCAGTGCCCCCGGCAAGAATGCCGCCGATACCGGCAGCGGCTGCGTACAGCACCCCGGTCTTTTTCCTCACCATCTCGATGTACTCGAACTCGCTCACGTCATTGCGGTGCTCGAACGACATATCCATGTGTTGTCCCGCACAGATATCGGCGCAGGCGCGGGCGAGCATGGTGACCGAGCGGACTTTTGCTGCATCGGTGGCCTTTGCCATGCAGATATACTCGAACGCCCGGGCATAGAGCACATCGCCGGCAAGAATACCGGTCGGCATATCCCATTTCGTGTGCACGGTCTGGACACCCCGGCGCAGGTTGTCGTCATCCATGATATCATCGTGGATGAGCGTGAACGTGTGCGTGATCTCCAGCGCGAGAGCCGCGTGCATGATATCATCGGAGCTTCCGTGATTCACAGAATCTGCCGCCAGCATGACAACTGCGGGGCGGAGCCGTTTGCCGCCGGCAGCAAGCAGGTGGGCTGATGCCTTGTTCAGTTCACCCACCGTGTCAACAAAATACCGGTCGATCATGCGGTCAATCTGTGCTGCAACCGATTCCAGGTACGGGGATAGTTCCGACATGTATGATTCCTCGTTTTAATTGAGTTTGACCCGCTGCCCGTTCTTCAGCATGTGGACCGTGGACTGGGCCGTGTATCCCATCTCGGTGGCAAAGTCCGTGTAGCCGG encodes:
- a CDS encoding DUF1700 domain-containing protein, encoding MLQNEQEYIRILKNRLEGTLPAEDLEDLLSDYREHFRLGKADGRSEDELFCSLGSPEDVAKEIRATHLVKKAEHTCSCRNIFHAVVATLGLGLFNLVFVLVPFIILVVMLLVIFLVGVAFSLFGPAAFVYAILQLLGFPSFSIWLSPVAGIFLSVGITAVGFLLVIGDFYLARFFYRMGISYLKWNIQMITGTVHTE
- a CDS encoding helix-turn-helix domain-containing protein, encoding MDNLTALIRHGESETVEFKEQWNDHGLEALASFVNTKGGTLLIGVRDNGTVIGWTGDDRAQQTIINQIVEILRVQPSVSVQQEKKKPVLVIEVRPGTTLATCRGRYFQRVGNTTREIPAEQLGRYFIAKLGVQWDSIADDYALEQIDPAAVKRFRELAKNRLPFARDDESVESLLQKLELIRDGKITRGAILLFGKNPQASFTSAQIHMGRFKDAITIIDDKILKGNLFSQVDAAVQLFQQYMQVRYEFGEKPVKTEPLSAMQRTEIWDYPIKALREAVINALIHRDYFQTGSEIQIRVYDVRVVITNPGGLPEGMTVDELRQEGHRSLPRNTLLAQVFYYGELLEKWGTGTSRMITLCQNHGIPEPEFSAHPDWFSVTFTKDFYTDERLLAMGLSDRQVQAVRYVREQDVITNKAYRELTGAIDRTALRDLNDLCMKGIFLKRDKKGRATEYVLVKKNPDNPDISPT
- a CDS encoding cation diffusion facilitator family transporter encodes the protein MTGEEISNGGGETGESRQQLVFTGLCIDLLVLIPESIAVILSGSMTLFADIIKGANEILATTFALIIIRRVTIGGKFTYDYGMGKFESLTRIITGGVMFISIVILLFFTMHRILNPEHFDMDAAFIGIPLMLLVSITDSYHWKKNYRLAQKEPTPIMEAQWRLRRAKTFSDLLILFALVLSVLLVQYSWSEYIDPIASLVIIGFLLFAGYREISSSLPDLFDKTLEEELQIVILKELVGSFEKFHEFHGVRSRRSGARIYIDIYLGFDPEQKVGDMQESIDSLKGSLEALIPGSVVCIIPTSEKDIQPVAS
- a CDS encoding polyprenyl synthetase family protein; its protein translation is MSELSPYLESVAAQIDRMIDRYFVDTVGELNKASAHLLAAGGKRLRPAVVMLAADSVNHGSSDDIMHAALALEITHTFTLIHDDIMDDDNLRRGVQTVHTKWDMPTGILAGDVLYARAFEYICMAKATDAAKVRSVTMLARACADICAGQHMDMSFEHRNDVSEFEYIEMVRKKTGVLYAAAAGIGGILAGGTAPQVKALYNFGLNTGIAFQIQDDLIDLLTPSEKSGKDQASDLREGKQTIIMIKAREKGIDLQKYRRELSKADIDAAIKELTYAGVIDEVKKIAADLVVASNKHLSLLPASKERQLLMDIGEFFVTRSY
- a CDS encoding type II toxin-antitoxin system HicB family antitoxin, with protein sequence MKFSILIEQDEDGRYVVECTDLPGCMTEGATLKEAIENINEAIVGCIKSRLKTTALACIA
- a CDS encoding PadR family transcriptional regulator, coding for MNIQFKKGVLEICVLAVLARKDCYGYELVNEISKRIDISEGTIYPLLRRLKDEGYVTTYLQESEEGPPRKYYRLTDSGRKEEHELKEEWLRFTTAVNALLVGKNNAAE
- a CDS encoding glutamate--tRNA ligase, translating into MPGDDPKELLFLCALQNAVKHGGVPQAGAVMGMVMGAHPELRSRAKEVSAFAKEAIAEVAALSPEERVTTLQTRAPEMFAALSEKHEHKKVLPDLEGAENGVVMRFAPNPSGPLHIGHARAAALNDAYIKQYGGRYILRIEDTDPKRVDPEAYEMVAEDLRWLGLGITDTVTQSDRLHLYYVLCTQLIERNGAYVCTCDNEQFKELKNKKIACPCREQSVETNLKLWDKMLTHGFKEGEASVRIKTDLLHPDPAMRDFPAFRILDAPAHPKVIAHVYPLMNFSVVADDHLLGVTHVIRGKDHIANTRRQRYIYDHFGWKVPVYRHYGRMGIEGVVLSTSQMRLGINDGTYTGWDDIRLGTLRALARRGISPEAVKNAMLAIGIGDTDISFSWDNLYSENKKIVDPVANRYFFVADPVSIVIHAAPHLTTHALLHPADEKRGVRTLVFTGAVSIPAAELERKDRPMIRLKDLFNVTVEHDRGRPHFTYAGDSLADARAAKAPIIQWLPVADQVPCTLRTQEGDIAGVCEPAVRSELGKVIQFERVGFVKIDAFSDDGIVAYFTHK
- a CDS encoding toast rack family protein; translation: MSADMPNDGKKYCIKGFLSGSGTTPTRIILWLVAIAIVSFAIGFGILAVSGGFSPGMAHPNSPFTHTAWIASNTTDFPLGGATSGNISVTMGAGEITLNGGARDNILMEATVFSKSPEWQPDFSSTLDNTTKTVRMTDKGHTGKAWFAVDSPNSWEIRLTDNVPVSLDVNIGAGDCQLNLGSVNLHNLNVHSGAGDTGIDLGRYRGGRFDATITKGIGDLTLKVPGSGNTRITVHQGVGDITGSGFTQNNGAYVTPGFNPALPVNEIAVKQGVGSVLLEMV
- a CDS encoding S-layer protein — encoded protein: MKWIISIVVVIALMSAMVVPVSAEGTPTVTITDYKVNPSVLMPDSLGTVTITIKNTAASASISEKSGQLSDATYATVKTTDINVNLENVHLEGNGVEVLSKDYDSVGEIGPGQSIPITFSIRAPSKSGMYYPEVWIDTTGGKSTKYPVPVNVNTAVGIQRQAILILDSSLGATANPGEEIPVTLTVRNAGQTLADDVTVKIDNLSTVVAPKNADLYHLGVISPGEQQTVNLVLLSDKKANAGLVRIPVTLSYNAIDGIIHTQSTGIDLMMKGKAELGFVSVDTNPPRLTENTPFDLTIRIENTGTGDAKQVSAKIDLPAEGTKEAFIGKIKPGNDAPAIFLLEGAKAGSHPYNLTITYTDDMGVHTMNRPMGMRVPAADNSGTLILGLIILGIIGFVAYRYWYLPKKNGDGKFPWVKKN